One part of the Lepeophtheirus salmonis chromosome 14, UVic_Lsal_1.4, whole genome shotgun sequence genome encodes these proteins:
- the LOC121129430 gene encoding uncharacterized protein isoform X3: MYRESSLMLKKEHDKLAMSMTINKSQVPPSTISSVTTLGHYLRRNLHLTGTKLSCEQGGCGSCSVLMSSKESNQFVAVNSCLISIASCDGFRIKTVEGINDQVVPQRLAKFNGSQCGFCSPGMVMAMESLRINGKPFTKNDVEKLLDGNICRCTGYRPILDSFKSLVENNTETIPIKDIEDFKPCRLNCKKLHYSFDDGVQYMKPRSFKELLHDLENIQESKTYKVVSGGTGVGIYPKEDAYQIIVDINSVPEFKEHSIKNNELFLGSAMSIQTVIDVIKSTSFGFRDALIIHLEKVASHAIRNQGTIGGNLMLKFFHQDFPSDIFTLFEALKAEVTISGIGGKPNVILPLFDWIKKPPSFMHKRVIIQIIIGNLESNELFYSYRVANRFANAHAYINAAFRIKLSNEKRIQDVPKLIYGGVSKSFFSADQTSHFLNGKSIKDTATLQKAFDILEKEAIPDDNPELSTPAYRKLLTQAFLYKFVLWCQKDEIPSLLKSAAFPLERPDSSQGKQTYETDPSFYPVNQSVPKVEGKSQCSGDLKYTDDEMPGTGEYYGAFVVSDLANCKIDKVDPTNALAMPGVIEYVDHKDIPGKNDFCRNEEIFSSGSIHFAGQPIGMIVAESRSTALKAAGSVEITYKDLKKPILTIEDALKDSSKIFNLEELVIGEDEESEGPNVLQVVGQIKMGSQYHFHMETHSCIAHPRDDNRFEVILSTQSKNKVHQAISSAMNLPRHAIEIKVNRLGGGFGAKISRPNLLGAATTIAAHKCQRSVRVVLDLKTNMEMIGKRLPYLAKYKVVADKNSGKFLSVFMKIYCDAGAAFSEMTSGIAAYFAQNCYNSRRWRIIPSAVLTNTPVNAYCRAPGSTQGVAIIETVMDHLSHATGIDPLQIRRANFLTIGDPLLDKTYLKDSNPLDIMIGKMLESSNYTGRKKEIENFNKANKWVKKGISFNPTKYSYDYSPDARFDAYIAVYSTDGSVLVTVGGIEMGQGLNTKVIQVIAKELNIPVNKIKITTSSSLSSPENSTTGGSFGSESCAAAALNACRKLMERMKPVKDEMENPSDWEELVKRCFAKNIDLTVRHMGNPTNDKIKSYNIWSLAVSEVKVDILTGETCILRADLAQDTGTSLNPDIDVGQIEGGFIMSSGFFTSEEIKHHPVTGKIMTNSTWNYKPPLSKDIPQDLRTSFYNGKRHDLGVFGSKATGEPSVLLGCSILAAIRYAIQSFRSMTLDKHDWIVLNAPATPENIVTTSQMASQYFIL, translated from the exons atgtatcgtGAATCTTCACTTatgttgaagaaggaacatgacaAGTTAGCAAtgtcaatgacaataaataaatcacaag TTCCACCAAGCACAATTTCATCTGTAACAACCTTGGGTCATTATCTAAGAAGAAATCTTCACTTAACTGGAACAAAACTAAGCTGTGAACAAGGAGGATGCGGTTCATGCTCTGTGCTAATGTCTTCGAAAGAATCCAATCAATTTGTTGCCGTGAACTCT tgtttaatTTCAATTGCTAGTTGTGATGGATTTCGAATAAAAACTGTGGAGGGTATAAATGATCAAGTTGTACCCCAAAGATTAGCAAAGTTTAATGGGTCTCAATGTGGCTTTTGTAGTCCAGGAATGGTCATGGCTATGGAAAg TCTAAGAATCAATGGAAAACCATTTACTAAAAATGATGTTGAAAAACTTTTAGATGGGAATATATGTCGTTGTACTGGATATCGACCTATTCTAGACAGTTTCAAATCCCTTGTTGAAAACAATACAGAAACTATTCCTATTAAGGATATAGAAGACTTTAAACCTTGTCGCCTCAATTGTAAAAAACTCCATTATTCGTTTGATGATGGAGTGCAGTATATGAAACCCAGATCCTTCAAAGAATTATTACATGACCTGGAAAACATTCAAGAGTCAAAGACATACAAGGTTGTGTCCGGTGGAACTGGAGTGG gtATTTATCCTAAGGAAGATGCTTATCAAATAATCGTGGATATTAACTCCGTTCCTGAGTTCAAAGAGCATTCCATCAAAAACAATGAGCTTTTTCTTGGATCGGCCATGTCAATACAGACAGTAATTGATGTTATTAAATCCACGTCTTTTGGATTTCGTGATGCTCTTATTATACATTTGGAAAAG GTTGCCTCACATGCCATACGTAATCAAGGAACTATCGGTGGAAACTTGATGTTGAAGTTCTTTCATCAAGATTTTCCATcagatatttttactttatttgaagcTTTAAAAGCCGAGGTCACTATATCTGGTATTGGTGGAAAACCCAATGTTATTCTGCCTTTGTTTGATTGGATAAAGAAACCTCCATCATTCATGCATAAAAGAGTTATTATACAAATCATTATTGGTAATCTTGAGAGCAATGAGTTGTTTTA cTCATATAGGGTAGCAAATAGATTTGCTAACGCACACGCTTATATAAATGCTGCCTTTCGTATCaaattatcaaatgaaaaaaggatTCAAGATGTACCCAAATTGATTTATGGTGGAGTGTCGAAAAGTTTCTTTTCAGCCGATCAAACATCCCACTTTTTAAATGGGAAATCTATTAAAGATACCGCTACTCTACAAAAAGCTTTTGATATATTAGAGAAAGAAGCGATTCCTGACGATAATCCTGAATTAAGTACACCAGCATATCGTAAATTGTTGACACAAGCGTTTTTATATAAG TTTGTTTTATGGTGTCAAAAAGATGAAATCCCTTCACTCTTGAAAAGTGCAGCCTTCCCTCTAGAAAGACCTGACTCGTCCCAAGGCAAACAAACTTATGAAACAGATCCATCATTCTATCCAGTCAATCAATCAGTCCCAAAAGTGGAAGGGAAATCACAATGTTCTGGAGATTTAAAATACACAGATGACGAAATGCCTGGAACAGGGGAATATTATGGGGCTTTTGTTGTTTCTGATTTGGCAAACTGTAAAATTGACAAAGTGGATCCAACCAACGCATTA gCTATGCCTGGTGTAATTGAATATGTGGATCATAAAGATATACCAGGGAAGAAcgatttttgtagaaatgaagaaattttttcatcTGGTTCGATTCATTTTGCTGGTCAACCCATAGGAATGATCGTCGCTGAGTCAAGAAGTACTGCTCTCAAAGCAGCAGGGTCTGTTGAAATAACATACAAAGATCTTAAAAAACCTATTCTAACAATTGAAGATGCATTGAAAGACTCgtctaaaatttttaatttagaagaaCTTGTAATTGGAGAAG ATGAGGAAAGTGAAGGACCAAATGTACTTCAGGTTGTTGGTCAAATCAAAATGGGATCGCAATATCATTTTCATATGGAAACTCACTCTTGTATTGCTCATCCCAGAGACGACAATCGTTTCGAAGTCATTCTTTCcactcaatcaaaaaataaggtTCATCAGGCAATATCTTCAGCTATGAATCTTCCAAGACATGCAATTGAAATTAAg GTGAATCGGTTAGGAGGTGGATTTGGAGCAAAGATATCCAGGCCGAATTTATTAGGAGCAGCAACAACAATTGCGGCTCATAAATGTCAAAGAAGTGTAAGGGTGGTTCTGGATTTGAAAACCAATATGGAAATGATAGGCAAAAGACTACCTTATTTGGCCAAATACAAA GTAGTGGCTGATAAAAATAGTGGAAAGTTTTTAAGCGTCTTCATGAAGATATATTGTGATGCGGGTGCTGCTTTTAGCGAAATGACTTCTGGAATCGCTGCTTACTTTGCTCAAAATTGCTATAACTCAAGACGATGGAGAATAATACCTTCGGCCGTTTTGACAAATACACCAGTAAATGCATATTGTCGAGCACCTGGGAGTACACAG gGAGTCGCAATTATAGAAACGGTTATGGATCATCTATCTCATGCTACGGGTATCGATCCTTTACAAATTAGAAGAGCCAACTTTTTGACGATAGGAGATCCATTATtggataaaacatatttaaaagacTCAAATCCGTTGGACATCATGATTGGAAAGATGCTTGAATCGTCTAATTATACAGGTcgcaaaaaagaaattgaaaactTTAATAAG GCAAACAAATGggtaaaaaaaggaatttctttCAATCCGACCAAATACTCTTATGACTACAGTCCAGATGCCCGATTTGATGCTTATATAGCAGTTTATTCTACGGATGGATCCGTTCTTGTGACTGTAGGAGGGATTGAGATGGGTCAAGGGTTAAACACTAAAGTGATTCAAGTTATTGCAAAAGAACTAAATATccctgtaaataaaataaaaatcacaacGTCGTCATCCCTTTCTTCGCCGGAAAATTCTACCACTGGAGGATCCTTTGGATCAGAGTCATGTGCGGCT GCTGCATTAAATGCTTGTCGTAAACTGATGGAGAGAATGAAGCCGGTTAAGGATGAAATGGAGAACCCATCAGATTGGGAAGAACTGGTAAAGAgatgttttgcaaaaaatatcgaTCTTACTGTTAGACACAT GGGTAACCCCACTAATGACAAAATAAAGTCTTATAACATTTGGTCATTGGCTGTGTCAGAAGTGAAAGTTGATATACTAACTGGTGAAACTTGTATATTAAGAGCGGATCTTGCGCAAGATACGGGTACATCTCTTAACCCAGATATTGATGTCGGACAAATCGAAGGAGGTTTTATTATGAGTTCAGGGTTTTTTACGTCTGAAGAAATTAAACATCATCCTGTAACAGGAAAGATAATGACAAATTCTActtgg AATTACAAGCCTCCTTTAAGTAAAGATATTCCTCAAGATTTGCGAACTTCATTTTATAATGGCAAACGACATGATTTGGGTGTTTTTGGATCCAAGGCCACGGGTGAGCCCTCTGTTCTGTTGGGATGTAGTATTCTTGCTGCCATTCGATACGCCATTCAATCTTTTAGATCCATGACATTGGATAAGCATGATTGGATTGTGTTAA acGCGCCTGCAACTCCAGAAAATATTGTAACTACTTCACAAATGGCATCCCAGTATTTCATCCTATAA